The Haloplasma contractile SSD-17B DNA segment AATCAGTTAGATGAAGTAGGAGAAACTATTAAAGATTCGATTAAGCCGTATGCCAGTACTCTAAAAAAATCTATATTAAATTTTTATAACAACACTATTCAAGATGATTCTACTAATAATGACTTCGTACAATTTTTTAATTTACAGGATCTTATTAAAAAGCTTTTTAAAGATGAGGATAAAGAATCAATATTTGGTTTTAAATCAAATGAAATGCCTGATGATTTAACCGATGACTTTACTGACTCCTGTTCTAATCGTGCTCCAAAAGATATGCATAAAGATCACAATGACTATTCAAATCAAAAAGAACCAAACTCTACATTTGATTTAAATCAAGTATTTAATATGTTATTTTCTACGGATGAAAGTAAGCACAATGAGGAACCTAAAAAAAGATATGAACCAAATGAAGACGATACACCAACAAGTGACACGAACGAGCAATATTCAGCACTAGCTGATATGTATAATGTATTCATGAATAATAATGAGACCACTCCTTCTAAAGAAGAAGATGAAATGGTTGAAACTTCATCTAATTCGGAATCACCAAAAAATGAGACTGATGACCCGGAACAAGAAGACAAGAAATTTAGTAAGCCAAATAAAAAGCATTCTTTTGACCAAAATGAACGAATTAATTCAATCTTAAAAAAATTTACACAAGTCAATACTACTACCACAGAGTCGACTGATTCAAAAGAACAACAAGATGCTGATTCCCTCGCTACTGAATCTAATCATCCTAAGATGTTTGTAAATGATCTTGTTAATTCTGTATTGAAACAATATATTCCTGATGGTCATACTAAACAAGATGAAACAGTTGAACCTAAAAACAAAAATCAGAATGAAGACTAGATAATAAAAGACTCACCACAATCTAAAAATAGATTTGGTGAGTCTGTTTTATTTTTTATTCCATATTTTTTCTTTTAAGAACTAGTGCATTTCCTTAGTATACGTAAGTACATAGAAATCTACATGACCCTCTGGTTGCACTTTATTTAAAAGATTGAATCCATGACGCTCATAAAATTTGTGACTCTCTTCTTTTAAGCATGGTGCTTCTAACGTCCACTTTTTCGCCTGGTCATATTCCTGTTCAATAAATTCAATCGCCTTAGATCCTATTCCCTGATTCTGATAATCTGGATGAATGAAAATAGATGAAATACCGTAATAGTCTCCAATCCATTCAAATAGATTTATACCTCCGACGATCTTCCCGTCAACTTCAAATTTATAATACATCCCTGCTTGAATTTTTGAATAATGCCAATCTACTGTATCAACACCTGTAGGTATAGCTCCTTTTTTTGTTACATCACCTGTGAATGCTTCAATAGCTATCTGTTTCAGCGTTTCAGCATCTTCCTCTTTTGCAATTGTAATGTTAAGCATATAACTCATCCTTTCAAATTTAAAAACCATCCTATTTTTAGATAATAAAAAAGTTTACTCTTATTATGCGTAAACTCGTCGATGTTAGTATTAATTTTGATTATTTCAATGTGAGTATAAAAGTAGCCTTTCTCATATTGTATGCAGGCACTTTTAATTTATTTCTATTATTATACCACAATGTAGGAATGAATTCACTAAGTTAGCAGGTGAAAACGTTTCATTAGTATGGAAATATGCTCTCATACACTACCATTTGTTTATATTAATCAATTGAAAAAGCCATTTTAAGAATGAAATAAATGGCTTTTAATCAATTTATTTTTTATCACTAGTTCCTTATTAAACCTAATAATAAACATTAGACTTTATAACGATTCACAACATTTCTTATATTTCTTTCCACTTCCGCAAGGGCAAGGATCGTTTCGACCAATCTTCTTTTTACGAAGAGGTTCATTAAACTTAAAGGCTTCTTGACCAATAAGTTTCATATGATGATAATGTTCCTTAATAATCGCTATGAAGTTTTCATCATTTTTTAAACCTTGCATAATTGAATCCACTCGCTCACTAACGATGCTAGATTCTTCTATAACCGTGGTATGATCATTAAAGTTGTATCTTACGATAAACACGTCATCATTTTCTTCAGGTTCACCGTTTTTCATTATATATAATAACACTTCATTACACAAACAATTAGGGTCCATACAGTATGCATCAATAATACTGTATACATCACCTGAATGTTTAAATTGATAAGTAGCTTGATAATCCGATGTGTTAAAAACATCTGAATATAAAATACAGGTACCTTCATTCATTGATCGCTTAATTTCATAAGATAGTTTTGATCCTAATTGTTTAACGCCATACTTTTTAGCTTCCTCATAATGGTTCATAAAGTATTCCTTATTTCTATTATTAAAATTTGAAATGTTCATAATCATTAAGTTAGAGTTAAATCTGTGATCATTGACTATTATATTTGTTGCATCCATTGAGTCAAAATTATATCTAAATGTTAAGAGAGGATTGTCTAAATTAGAATCATCAGCTGGAAGAAAATCTAAACGAACTTCATTACACTTACTTATACAATAGTATTCTTCAACTATGAGTTTGCCAACTCCAATTTGCTCAAAAGCTAATTGCTTGTTCCTATCTAGGCTTTTTTCTATGTCTCGAAAATAATTAATCATTTCACTCATCTATTTTACTCCCTTAGTCATTTTACTAATTCTTCTTAACGTTCCATATTATAATTGAAATAGACATATTCTGTCTTTGCCAATATAACATAATAGCACAAATTTATACGATAGATAATTAATAATTACTCGAATTACATCCTGACCATCTTGTAGAACTCAGTTCACATAATTAGTTTTATTAGTGTTCGTTCACTTTTTATAAAACGATTAGTTGAACGGGTTACATGTAATCTAAATTATCTACTTTTATTAACAATGTTCGTTAGTTCGCTTAAACTATATATTTCATAAGTCGGCTTAATGCCATATGAATTTTCCTTTTGGTGCGGATTAAACCAACACGTATCAATTCCATAGTTGATACCGCCCTGTATATCAGATGTTAAGCTATCCCCCACTATTAATATCTTCTTTTTATCTATATTATAAGTACGAAGGGCAATTTCAAAAATCTTAGGGTCTGGCTTTGAAACACCTACCTCTTCTGATACAATTATAGATTCGAAATAGTCCGCAATTATAGACTTTTTTATCCTATGCTCCTGTACAGACTTAAGACCATTAGTTATAATCATTAGCTTAAAACCATTAGATAAGTTTTCCACAAGTTCAACACTATCTTTAAATAAGTATGATCCCTTTGCCAAATGGTTCATATATGCTTTACCAAATATGCTCGCTTCTATATTATAATTTAATTTCCCTAAAAATCGTGAGAAACGTTCTACTTTTAACTGATTCTGAGTAATGCGACCATCTTCTAATTCCTTCCAAATCGCCGTATTAATCTCCTTATATATGTTCAAATGTTCCGCTTCGTTATAATCAACGTTAAACTCAAGCATGGTATCCCTAAGCGCAACTCGCTCAGTCTTTTTAAAATCAAATAATGTTTCATCTGCATCAAATATTATTATATCGTACTTCATCTTAATCCCACCTCTATTTTTATAATTAGATTATAACATTGTCACATTCTGTATAAAAGCAAAAATATAATAATGTGTCTTCTAAAACACATATTTAAGTAACTCTTACTTAGATCATTACATTTAACTACAAATACTTTTGCATTAAAATACGCCATTACTATTTTTTCTTTATAGTAGTGGCGTATTTTAATAACTTTTTATAACTTAGTCTTGAATATCTTCTAGAATAACTTTTTGCATAACGTTATTTTTATCCTTATTAAAATTTGAACAACCAGTTAAATTGTTTGAAAAGTTAAAAATAGAGACCCTACAAACAATAAACTTTCAAAACTAACCGCAAATAGTTAACCATACTCCCGCTTCCCTTCAAATAAAAACATATAGGCTATATAGCAAATCTCTCTTTAAAATTTAATAAAAACTTTATATGAAAACCGTCGTTATAGCCTTTAAATCATAAACCTACGTAGACACTTTGTTTCATCAATCTCATATCTATATATCTATTACTTCCAATAGTCATCCAAAGCCTCTGGGTACTTATAATTCTTCCTTCTTATCTTAATTATTGCAATCACTAAAATAATTATTATACTAAATCCAATTGCATATGACCCTATATGCCCAACCATTACCCAAATTAAAGAATTTTCGTTTATACCACCATATGATTGATTGTCATAACTACTACTTACATATCCACTCAACTCTTCTAACGAAACCAATTCATGATGTCCATTATCTAATGTAACATGATTAACCATTCCACCCTCTATAAGCTTTATACTGCCAGCATAGACTTCCACTTCCGTGTCACCTTCATTTAATTCTCCCATAATTAGTACTTCTTTACCGACATAATTAGCCAGATCAATTGTACACATCCCATGTTCCTTGGAATAAATCGAGAGGTATTGATTAACAGAATTTTTACTATAATTATCTTTTACTTTTAATATTACTCTTTGATTAGATAGTTTTGAATCAATTGTACCATAAACGAGTATTCGATGATCATGATTTAAATACTGATCAACATCAAGAGATGGAATAAGACATGCATTTGCAGTTTTAGTAGAAAAGACTAGTAACAAACTAATTATAATTGAAAAAAACAATACTTTTTTCATTTTAAATCACCCCTATATATATATATCTATAAAATTCTACAGATTTATTATACTAAAGCCCACATTACAAAGATATGGAACAACTACGAGGTTCCTTTTTGCAAACGAACAATTAGTTTATTTTTAAGTGTTAAGCATCGCTACAATACCTAATTAGTTGTTCAATGTCATCTATGTGATCCAATCCATTTTTGTAGTCGATGTTTGAGTCTTATCTGATATTCTAGATTCATAACGATTCTCTGTTTCAAAAGTACGTATCCCTTTCGATGCATTTGATACAATTGATGTAAATATAAAATAAATAGCAACTGAAATAATTAGGAAAGTCAGGGTTGAAAATAGGATTGTTTTTACGTTAAATCGACTCCTTTGGTCCTGCTTCATTTCATATATACGCTCCATTATTTTATCAGCTTCATGATCTAATATTTTTTTATCGAAGTCACTCATACACTTTCCTCCAGTTCTAATTGTATTTTTTTGATTGATCCTTTCAAAATTGAGTAGATTGTTTTAGTCGGAATTCCACATGATTCTGAAATTTCATTTACTTCCAGTCCCCCAAAATAATATAATTGCATAACGACTTGATGTTTCTTCTTAAACTTGTTTCTCATTATAGATTGAATTTTATCAATTGTTTCTTCATTTACTAAATCTCCTAATATGTCCTTATACACAGGGATTTCATCTTCGAGTTCGTCTGTTATTAATTCATTTTTGTATGCTTTTGATCTAAAAAAATCATAGCAATAATTAGAGGCAATTGTATAAATCCATGTCTTAAATGATGCCTTCGTTTCATCATATTTTTTGAGGTTATCATATATTTTAATAAAGATTTCCTGAGTAATATCTAAGCTGTCATCATAATTGATGATTTGTTTCTTAACGAAGTAAAAAATTTGTTCATAATATTCTGATACAACTTCCCGGTATAATTCTGTATTACCCTCTAATATCTTCTTAATTACATCAACCAAACTATCCCTCCTTACCTATGTATACGAAATGTAAGATTGTGTTTCTTAAAAAATACTATAATATATTAATTTTTTTGTTATAAAAATTTTTAAATCGAATGTTTATTAATATTATACCACTAATTAATTATGTTCCATAATATGGATAATTTTGATTCTACTGCTACTATAAACATATAACAGCCATTACTAACCAATTTTTATGGTAGTAATGGCTGTCATAATATTTTAATTAAAAGTAATTAACTTTTTATTATTTTGTACTAACCATTTATTTAATATTTGAAGCCCAATACAAGTAAAAGAAATCACCCTTAATCTCTACTAGACTCAAAAGGTAGATCTAATACTGTATTAATTGCTTTTATCCATATATGATCGACACGAATACCTTTCACATTACATAAAACAGTAATTACAATTCCTTTCTCTGGAATAAAACCAAAAATCGAGGATACTCCTGGCTGACCACCTCCATGGTCTACTAAAGTTAACCCGTTATAGTCAGGAG contains these protein-coding regions:
- a CDS encoding YjjG family noncanonical pyrimidine nucleotidase, translating into MKYDIIIFDADETLFDFKKTERVALRDTMLEFNVDYNEAEHLNIYKEINTAIWKELEDGRITQNQLKVERFSRFLGKLNYNIEASIFGKAYMNHLAKGSYLFKDSVELVENLSNGFKLMIITNGLKSVQEHRIKKSIIADYFESIIVSEEVGVSKPDPKIFEIALRTYNIDKKKILIVGDSLTSDIQGGINYGIDTCWFNPHQKENSYGIKPTYEIYSLSELTNIVNKSR
- a CDS encoding YecA family protein encodes the protein MSEMINYFRDIEKSLDRNKQLAFEQIGVGKLIVEEYYCISKCNEVRLDFLPADDSNLDNPLLTFRYNFDSMDATNIIVNDHRFNSNLMIMNISNFNNRNKEYFMNHYEEAKKYGVKQLGSKLSYEIKRSMNEGTCILYSDVFNTSDYQATYQFKHSGDVYSIIDAYCMDPNCLCNEVLLYIMKNGEPEENDDVFIVRYNFNDHTTVIEESSIVSERVDSIMQGLKNDENFIAIIKEHYHHMKLIGQEAFKFNEPLRKKKIGRNDPCPCGSGKKYKKCCESL
- a CDS encoding RNA polymerase sigma factor → MVDVIKKILEGNTELYREVVSEYYEQIFYFVKKQIINYDDSLDITQEIFIKIYDNLKKYDETKASFKTWIYTIASNYCYDFFRSKAYKNELITDELEDEIPVYKDILGDLVNEETIDKIQSIMRNKFKKKHQVVMQLYYFGGLEVNEISESCGIPTKTIYSILKGSIKKIQLELEESV
- a CDS encoding GNAT family N-acetyltransferase; translation: MLNITIAKEEDAETLKQIAIEAFTGDVTKKGAIPTGVDTVDWHYSKIQAGMYYKFEVDGKIVGGINLFEWIGDYYGISSIFIHPDYQNQGIGSKAIEFIEQEYDQAKKWTLEAPCLKEESHKFYERHGFNLLNKVQPEGHVDFYVLTYTKEMH